Within Methanocorpusculum vombati, the genomic segment CCTTCGCTCACTCATCACCCCACAATGAATCTGCCCGCAGTTTATCACCAAAAAATTCCCTGAACCACCCCTGCATGCCGGAACCGGCATCCCTAAGTATGCTGACCGAAAAACAACTACCAGCGTATCATGCAGAAACCTCTCCTCGAACCCGCCTACGCTGCTGTCCTGTTCGATATGGACAACACACTCTTTGACTTCATCGACGCGATGAAGCGCGGAGCAGCGGCAGCAGCAGAAGTTGTCGGGGAAGGAACAGGAGACCAGCTGCTCTCGTATTATCTGCGGTGGAAATACCACATTGAAGACCACGCAAACCTGCAGGACTTCATGATGGACCACCACAAATTTACCGTGGACGGCTATCTTGCCGCCGTAAAAGCATTTGAGGATGCAAAGTTTGCAGGCCTCACCCCATATCCCGGCATCCCCGGACTCCTTGCATCCCTCAAAGAAAAAGGATACCGGCTCGGCATCGTAACCGACGCTTATGAATACGCAGCAGCCGAACGCCTCAGACACACCGGTCTTGCC encodes:
- a CDS encoding HAD family hydrolase, with the protein product MQKPLLEPAYAAVLFDMDNTLFDFIDAMKRGAAAAAEVVGEGTGDQLLSYYLRWKYHIEDHANLQDFMMDHHKFTVDGYLAAVKAFEDAKFAGLTPYPGIPGLLASLKEKGYRLGIVTDAYEYAAAERLRHTGLAGYFDTLVAYDTTGYKKPHHAPFEYAMNLLETQPYETVYIGDSIRRDIEPAKALGLATVYAAYGDRNFFEPDRCCPPRVIVAHSPDEIGKILL